The region CCGCCCGCCGGAGAGTTTATGTAGccaattctgcagattatccgcacaatggagagagttccagatagcTGGTAGATAAATTCCGCTTttgttaaggaaaaaaaaaatcgcatgtcGCCTATCAGCGCTACATTAAACATTCtgtggcttaaagcggatccgagatgaaaaacgaactataacaagtaacttttctatatatctcatctaaagtttagatttacacagctgcaaacagctttaaaagtttatgattatttattcctgtgatacaatgaggtcagccatgttctgtttgtcacattgtcccaGGCAgtgggagctgtgggccccgatgcaagttttacaatggggccccccaagcactctatacataacaattgatacaccaaaacctgccaatggaaactacagtgtcagaggtgcaagaaggggatggggatcagTTTATTAatgactagctgatgacccggcgttgcccgggtatgtatttagctggtgttggccTCATCCACTTTTCCtagccctaacgcacaaacactcaatgaccaagtttgtgagctttggggtctttggcatcaataatttgtatattcccatagaaatcaaacaaatcagattggctgtttttggctttgCCCCTCCCTAGCatttcaaccccagtcacccaatgaccaactgtagcaggtttgagacatctgctattaccagtgtaaaaatggcagcaatttaaatattccccttgaaaatcaacaactgaattttgattgcctattataggctccacctactgccctgaatattaatcagtcacccagtgatcatctgggcaaagtttgagaaccctgccattaacagtgtaagaatggctgcagtttatatattcccccaaaaaaattgtttttggctccgcttaCTTTTTTGTAacttggacacacagtcactcaatgaccaattttgtgagctttggggtccttgacatcaataatttgtattttcccagtgaaatgaaacaaatgtatgtggctccacccccttttctgaatttgaaccccagtgacccaatgaccaactgtaccatgtttgagtattgtgccattaacagtgcacgaatgtgtaacgattggtgtcagcaaaacagattttctgattattggtgacctgcagtatcaccaataattcagatggtatacctgattatgtggtgatctgcagaatcaccaataatgctagtatagctagacacaggacaaccaatgagagaatgtgtttggtgcaacagtaatgaggaagaggagatctcccgaggagcgggtgattcagacagtactgcagccaatgatcacctgaggagcaggggattcagacggtactgcagtcagtggacgCCTGAGGATCGGGGACCACTGCTGGAGCTACAAAGGATTatcacctaaggagcaggtgattcagactatactgcaactcgtgaacacctgaggagcaggtgttacagatagTTCTGcacaggatgatcacctgaggagcaggcgattaagactatactgcagccggtggacacctgaggagcaggtgttacagacagtgctacacaggatgatcacctgaggagcaggtgattcagactatactgcagctagtggacacctgaggagcaagtgttacAGACAGTACTAcacaggatgatcacctgaggagcaggcgattcagactatactgcagctagtggacacctgaggagcaggtgttacaggcaACGCTGCAGCTGagtttcacctgaggagcaggtgaaaactctacagatccctcaccagtggctaggcccactgatgAGGACAGGAGGGTCAGACAAGCTGGgttggcaacgtacggacagataaagtacaaagacagaaggctgattcaatgtcacattcaggcagagtcggcaacaggaatccagATCCAGATGAGCAAAGGTTCAGAATCAatgagcaggagaatagtcaaaggaagcagaaggtcataacagataatacaatgcaattagtactttaaagagactccgtaacaaaaattgcatcctgttttttatcatcctacaagttccaaaagctattctaatgtgttctggcttactgcagcactttctactgtcacagtctctgtaataaatcaatgtatctttcccctgtcagacttgtcggcctgtgtctggaaggctgccaagttcttcagtgttgtggttctgctatgaactcacccttctaggctctctctgcacactgcctgtgtgttatttaggattagagcagcttctctcttctctcttatcttttacaagcaggataaatcgtcctctgagctggctgggctttcacatactgaggaattacaaacaagggcaaagctgtttgcaggaagaaaagagcagcctgaaacttcagtgcatgggggaaagaaacacacaaatgatctcttgagattcaaaaggaatgctgtatacagcctgcttgtgtatggacgtattttctatgtgtggacatactgtacatcaacctacttcctgttttggtggccattttgtttgtttacaaacaaactttttaaaactgtttttaaccacttttaatgcggcgaggagcggcgaaattgtgacagagggtaataggagatgtcccctaacgcactggtatgtttacttttgagcgattttaacaatacagattctctttaatggcttgtttgcatagagataacaactggagtttctcaactcttcctgtactggaaacaattacactgctgtatctgatcttaatgttttatttcttagctgtgctacacatacaaatcataatatcatcatttttttttcgcttcagtgtctctttaagctatcaacagaatctggctaagtgtggatccccagctccagctggttctagcacactttgggatctgactagggtctgagcgctaacacgctagcattcgcaacagcagacgaggagctactgacagaccagtagtatatatacagaaatgctccacagcgccgccctcatcactcagccaatccaaaggaccgttggagtcagctgactagacagatcagctgactccccttctattcgcataaaggtcctgttgcttggcgcgcgcgcgtagccctcaatctatgtgcaatagaaggaccaggcagagcaccagcatgtaaccgcGAGGCAGAGGCCACCGGCtggtacgcggagatagccgctatgccgcttgtctctgcggcggtatctccgctatctattacagaatGGCAggaatttcaatattccccttgaaaaacaacaggtgaattttgattagcttttttaggctcaacccacttttctgaatatgaatcccagccacccagtaaccagctgtgcaaagtttgagaaccctaccattaacagtgaagaaagggtGCAGTTTacgttttcccagggaaatctgtttttgactccacccactttttgtaatcttgacacacaatgaccaagttttgagctttcaggttcttggtatcaaaatggtgtgaatggaagcattttatccagcaaagaaacctgattggctgtttgtggctccgcccctttagtgcatttgaaccccagtcacttaatgaccgactgtagcaggtttgaggcctctgccattaacagtgtaagaatggcagcagtttcaatattccccttgaaaatcaataggtgagttttgattggctgttgtaggctccacccactttcctgagtattaatcccagtcacccagtgaccaactgtgtcaagttttagaaccctgccattaacagtgtaagaatggtttatattttcccatgtaaaaagttagttgtttttggctccacccactgtttctatccttgacatacagtcactcaatgaccaagtttatgagctgtggggtctttggcatcaataaattgcaatttcccactgaaattaatcaaatctgattggctgtttgtggtccgCCCCTTttgagaatttaaaccccagtctcccagtgactgactgtgccaGATTTGagtcctctgccattaagagtgtatgaatagcagcaatgtaaataatccccttgaaaatcaatcaatcccaatcacccagtgaccaactgtgccaagtttgaaaacactgccattaacagtgtaagaatggttgcagtttatattttcccatgtaaaaaatgtagttgttggcaccgcccactttttctaaccttgacatacaatcattcaattaccaagtttatgagctttggggtccttggtatcaataatttgtaaaatcccattgaaattaaacaaatctgtttggctgtttgtggttcagccccctttcagaatttgaaccccagttacccagtaaccaactgtaccaggtttgaggcacctgctattaacagtgtaagaatggcagcaatttaaatattccccttgaaaatcaacaggtgaattttgattggctgttgtaggctccacccattttcctgaatattaatcccagtcacccagtgaccaactgtgcaaagtttgacaaccctgccattaacagtgtaagaatggctgcagtttatattttcccagtgaaatggctccacccactttttgtaaccttgacacacagccactcaatgaccaagcttgtgagctttcgggttcccggCATCAAAACCTGACAtgtcaagtgtggggactctggcttgaattctgtgagaatggcagccttttccatgttttccattgacatgactgggtgaaatctgatttgctgtttgtagctccgcccaggtgtgcaggggggacgcgagacccccagaacatatcatcccaggtagcaaGGAATCTGCGTACCAAGTGTCGTTTCGTATTATTAACcagcttggcggtatggacgagctgagctcgtccataccgccgatACAAATAgtggtaatgacgagctgagctcgtcatgcaGGAGCAGGGGCTTACCACTGCGATCGGCGGCGCGTCCGCTGCATCCCGCTGTCTGTGCTGGCTCTGCGGGCTGTGTGGTCTCCCCTCCCGGGCTCCCTGTATCTCTCTGTGCGGAGGATTTCCGGATTTCCAAGATGGCGATGCCCAGCTTCCTTCTGTGATGTGTATCATGCGCCCTCTGCTGGCCGGCGCATGAATTACATCATAAAGTGACTCATTACACAATTACAAAGTAACACCAATCATGATACATTCATTCAAAGTTGTTTAGTAAATACACCTGATCACAGAATAAAAAGGGTGGGCTGTTACTGATTCTTCCTCTTTCAGAGTCACTGGTGTCCCATTGCTAGTCTGCTTGTCAGCTACTTTTGGTGATTGCTGTGCTTTGAGTGATTTTCCTGCGTTTGCTTCATACAGTTTTGCAGTTTTGCTAGTCTTTCTAAAGACGCTGTGatttctgtgtgttttttttttttttttttgccgctgaCCCCGTATCTTGTTTGGAGTCATGGCTTCATCCTCCCGGAGGCGTCTATGTGACCAGGAGCTGATGGACGTCTTTGAGGATAGCGGCAGTGATGTCGAGTCTGTGGCGGAGGAATCTACCGACAGTGACATTCCAGGGGATCTGTCATCAGAGACCGACGCCACAAGTGACAGCGACATCGAGGAGCCAGTAGTTGTGCGCACATGGTGTGAGCTGGAGAGCCTGGACCAAGttccgccacccaggttcccttTCACTGGGGTACCTGGGCAGAAGCGCAACTGCGACCACAACCCGCTGGCCTACCTGGAGCTCTTCCTGACCGAGGATGTCATCCAGCGGATTGTAGAGGAGACCAACCGCTACgcagtgcagcagcagggtgctcCTCTCAGCAGgttttccaggagcaggaggtggGAACCGGTCACCAGGGATGACATCTGGTTGTTCCTGGGCCTCATCTTCCTCCAGGGACTGgtcggtaagccgctgcagaagtggtactggtcCACCAACCGGATGATTGCCACTCCGTTCTTTGGTTGTGTGATGCCGGAGTACCGCTTCAGCCTCATCATGAAGTTCTTACACTTCGCGAACAACGAGGACTtcgatgaggccacccatcctgcACCCAAGCTGAAGAAGATCTGGGACATCTACCAGATGATGGTAGGCAATTTCCGGGATGCCTATACACCAGATCGAGATGTCACCATCGACGAAAGTCTCATGGCCTTCAAGGGGAGACTCAGCTGGGTGCAGTTTATCGCATCAAAAAGGGCCCGCTTTGGGATCAAGTCCTTCATGCTTTGTGAGGCCAAGTCtgggtacatctggaactctaTCGTGTACACGGGCAAAGGCACGAAGTTTGGTCCCCAGTTCAGTGAGTATGGGTTGGCTACCTCATCCGTGCTCACTCTCATCGAGCCGTTGCTGGGTCAGGGGTACTGTCTTACGACGGACAACTTTTATACTTCCCCTGAACTTTGTGACTACCTGATCCAGCACAAGACGGATTCATACGGCACAATAAGACCCAACCGGCGCCAACTTCCaccggccttttctgccaggcGTTTGAAAAAGGGAGAAATTGTTGCCTGGCAGAAGGGGAAAATGATGGCCCTGCGGTGGAAGGACAAGCGGGATGTTTGTGTTCTTAGTTCCGTGCACAACGCTGCTACCGTGCACACCACCACCAGAGGTAGCAGGGAGGTGGACAAGCCACAAGCTATAGTGGACTACAACCACACCATGggaggtgtggacagggctgatgctGCCATGACTTTTTATCCGGCTGTCCggaagcagcaaaaaaaatactataaaaaaatTTTTAGGCACCTCCTGGAACAGTGCATATGGAATGCCTATGTCCTGTTCAAGCAAAACAGTGAAAGGCCTGTTGCACACCATGACTTCATTTGGCAGTTGTGCGAAAACATTTACCTGAAGCACCCCCCACCGGAGTCCAGTAGAGTGGGGCGCAGAGCCTCATATGTTGTGAATCCAGAGAGACTGACTGGacgccacttccctgaatatttgcCCCCGACCGCACAAAAGCCTAACCCTACAAAAAGGTGTGCGGTGTGCTGCGCCAAAAAAGGCCCCGAAGGTAAAAAAGTGCGCAAAGAGACACGCACTTATTGTCCGGAATGTGACGTTGCACTTTGTGCTATACCTTGTTTCAAAATCTATCATACGAAGGAGGTATTTTGAGATATACCATGCATTTGTATTTCTGCCTCCATTTATGTCTGCCTTTATTTTCAGCATAtaactgcatttatttatttgtattattatttattactgcATTGATTTAAAGTTATTTCTGTTTGTCATTAAtaaatttcattttatttttgacaagaatttgtGTTTGACGATTTTATTATACTCCTAttgtatactaaactcttgcttgactcatgttggtaagttacaggaaaaaggttatgaaaattaattgtaccAATTtgggcacggaaatcctggggaaatagaacgccagggtggttaatattgatttataaagcgccaatatattccatggctctgtacaaagtaagaaagaaacatggggtacaaaataatatagacaatgttatacaccaatatactatacaaaatacagagccgGTACAAAGTGCAGAGTTTGTAATAATCGTGAGGTAATTAATATGAACAAAATCCAAATCCATGTTCACACACTGGATTTTTTTAAACTGCTGCCCGCGGAGcggtcgttctgacgacagtttgcatgtgagtacaggctgttgtcaggctgataaggctggttttgactgcgttttctgtgagtgatttttttttttatttttattgcaattttctaattaaagagacactgaagcgaaaaaaaaattatgataatatgatttgtatgtgtagtacagctaagaaataaaacattaagatcagatacatcagtctaattgtttccagtacaggaagagttaagaaactccagttgttatctctatgcaaacaagccattaagctctacgactttcaaagtcgtggagagggctgtcttctgacttttattatctcaactgttagttaactatttactttttctctggcagaggagaggtcattagttcacagactgctctgaaagaatcattttaaatgctgagtgttgtgtaatctgcacatattagagaatgatgcaatgttagaaaaaacactatatacctgaaaataaaaatatgagaatattttctttgctgctaatcttctagtaattattcatagtacacaaccaattcattatatcatatttttttttcgcttcagtgtctctttaagggcaacaTGCAATAGGCGGAGCAATGCAGCGTGGTAtgggaaaaaaaagcagaaagttgtctcttcttcttttttaacGCTGATGAAatgcaaaaaaattcaaaatgtattattattatttatgtatttatatagcgccgacatcttccgcagcgctgtacagagtatattgtcttgttactaactgtccctcagaggggctcactatctagtccctaccatagtcatatgtgtatgtatgtatcgtgtagtgtatggatcgtagtctagggccaattcagggggaagccaattaacctatctgtatgtttttgggacatgggaggaaaccggagtgcccagaggaaacccaatataaaatccatgcagacagtgcctggctgggatttgaaccagtgatccagcgctgcaaggcaagagtgctaactactacgccaccgtgctgcccaaaaatCCTGAATCCCAAACAGCCCATATTTGCGGTGGTGCACATTTCACACTATGGGGCAAAATGTACGTTATTTTAATGAGCGTGAGCCCTGCCTTAGTTGCTACTTAGTAACAAGAAAATATCAAGAGAAATAAAATTTTCTAATTAAATTGGTCTCGAGCACTTACAAACTACTTATTAAAATGGTGGTTGATAGGCTAAATACTTGGGCTTTGTAGATAAAAGTTGTAGCCTTGATAGGTTGCTGAACGTCAAGCTCAAAtattattttacctttcacatctctgTCGTGGAACGAACACCGTTTCATATTAATATGTTTTTGTTCGTCCGCAGTCTTTCTGTCAGGTGACAGACCACACTTTACAGCGAAGCTGTTACACTCCTCATGTGTGGTCTCAGACACACCCCTTTTAGGCCTGTGTAGCCGAGCAGAGTGCAGTGATGTCACCTCATCACCCCTCCCCAGACCCGCTGATTATACAATCTCTGGCAATCACTCTACATCCTGGGAGCCTCGTTTTCTCAGCGTCTTCAAGTGCCGAAACCATTTTAGATTTTAAATATAGATTTTATCTACAGGGACACTGATGAGCAGCAGGACTATTTTAGTCCGCAAGCTCAGAGCTATAATGAGAATTATAATGAATCTACGCATAGCTAATGGAAGTATTGTAAATGTAATAATGTCCACTTAAGGTAAACCCGAGTGATATATACGGTATTACATTTCCAGGCCATTCTTCCCACACAAAAGGCTGGTTACATACCATACGGCTAATCTATTCCTCTGTGAAGGTTACATCACACGTTTCATCTCCATAGACCTACATAGAGGATACATTTAACcgcttgaccactgagggtttttacccctttaggaccagagcaattttcacctgtcagcgctccttccattcattcgtcaataacttaatcacaacaacttgatttatatcttgtttttttccccaccaattagcCTTTATTTGGGAGGTAcaatatgctaagaattattttattctaaacatattttaattggaataataagaaaaaaatggaaaaaattaattatttctcagttttctgccattatagtgttgaaataaaacgttctactgtggataaaacccacacattttattttcccatttgtcccggttattgcaacgtttaaagtatttccctagtacaatgtatggcgccagtattttatttagaaataaaggtgcattttttcagttttgtgaccatcactaattataaggctggtttcacagtgggacgttaaagtcccacgttacagcagccagtaacgcagccttactcacagcactgtaaaatcaatgtgctgttcacagtgcacacgttgtgttacattgtaacgcagcacgtttaaagaaagtgctgcatgctgtacgttatactgggctaagccacgttagtctgtttgcacatgctcagtaatgatggaggaggaggtcacccctcctcctccgaggccagccacatggctaattaatattcactgcactgtggagactagtggtgggactgtagtgttgtccggatcatgagcgaatcgttcatttgatccggatcttttttgtgagtctaatcatccggatcatcacaatgaaagattcggttcacagtggatgtctgtctggaagaaacaggaacatacagaatgtacagtgcagggaaaatcctgtcctgctagtcatttcacccccagtctgcttccctagtaaaatgattcaaatgattcggttcaaagatccggatcttttcaatgatccgatttaaatgatccgaatccttaaaaa is a window of Hyperolius riggenbachi isolate aHypRig1 chromosome 6, aHypRig1.pri, whole genome shotgun sequence DNA encoding:
- the LOC137522261 gene encoding piggyBac transposable element-derived protein 4-like gives rise to the protein MASSSRRRLCDQELMDVFEDSGSDVESVAEESTDSDIPGDLSSETDATSDSDIEEPVVVRTWCELESLDQVPPPRFPFTGVPGQKRNCDHNPLAYLELFLTEDVIQRIVEETNRYAVQQQGAPLSRFSRSRRWEPVTRDDIWLFLGLIFLQGLVGKPLQKWYWSTNRMIATPFFGCVMPEYRFSLIMKFLHFANNEDFDEATHPAPKLKKIWDIYQMMVGNFRDAYTPDRDVTIDESLMAFKGRLSWVQFIASKRARFGIKSFMLCEAKSGYIWNSIVYTGKGTKFGPQFSEYGLATSSVLTLIEPLLGQGYCLTTDNFYTSPELCDYLIQHKTDSYGTIRPNRRQLPPAFSARRLKKGEIVAWQKGKMMALRWKDKRDVCVLSSVHNAATVHTTTRGSREVDKPQAIVDYNHTMGGVDRADAAMTFYPAVRKQQKKYYKKIFRHLLEQCIWNAYVLFKQNSERPVAHHDFIWQLCENIYLKHPPPESSRVGRRASYVVNPERLTGRHFPEYLPPTAQKPNPTKRCAVCCAKKGPEGKKVRKETRTYCPECDVALCAIPCFKIYHTKEVF